The Rhizobium leguminosarum DNA segment TGCCTTCGAGGGGTGGAACGGGCGGGCGGCCATCGCCTGGCCGGAGCTTGGAATTCAGGCGGCGCTGGAAGCCGACGGCGCGCTCGATCGCTTCATGCTCTATATGCCGGTCGACCGGAGCGACTTCTTCTGCCTCGAGCCGATGAGCCACCTGCCGAACGGCCACCACCTGCCTGATTTGGGTGGGCTGACGCCGCTTGCGCCGGGGGAGGTTCTTGCCGGCGAGGTAACGATCCTGATGTCGGCGCTGCCGATTCAATCGGAGGGGAGATAGATGGGCAGCCGCCTGCAGGGCAAGAACATCCTGATAACAGGTGCCGCGCAGGGTATCGGTCTTGCGATTGCAAAGGCTTTTATGCGGGAGGATGCCGCCGTCTTTCTCGTCGACCGCGACGCCGCACTGCTAGCGAAGACAGCGAAAGAGCTCAAAAGCATCAGTGGGCGGCTTGGTTATCTGCCGGCCGATATTACCGATTCTGGGACGATCACGACATTGGTCGCTCAGGCGAATGAAGAGATCGGACAGCTGAACGCGCTGGTCAACAATGCCGGTGTCAATGTCTTCGCCGAACCGCTCGAGACGACGGATGAGGTGTGGAACCGCTGCTTCGACATCAATCTGAAGGGTGCGTGGAACTGCTGCAAGGCGGTGCTGCCTGGCCTGATCGAACAGGGCGGCGGCGTCATCCTCAATATTGCTTCGACGCACGCTTTCACCATCATCCCGCACACATTTCCCTATCCGCTGGCAAAACACGCGCTGCTGGGAATGACGAAATCCCTGGGTCTCGAATATGCGGCCCGCAATATCCGGGTGAATGCGCTGGCGCCGGGCTATGTCTCGACGCAGAAGGTGATCGATTACTGGAACGGCTTCCCAGATCCTGAGGCGGCAAAGGCTGAGACGATGAGGCTGCATCCCAGCGGGCGCATCGCGACGCCAGAGGAGATCGCCATGGCCGCCGTGTTCATGATCTCAGACGAGTGCCCATTCATGAATGCTACCTGCCTGACGATCGACGGCGGTCTCAGCGTACTGCAGCATTCCGCCTGAAAGCGCTCCGATTTCGGCTGATTTTTACAGGCCTGTCGTCTTCTCGCGATAGAGCATTATATTGCCCATCGGGAAGGCTATCTGATCTCCCGCAGGCATGGAGCGGCGCCCTGCCGCTTCCTTGAAAGCACAATCGAAACAGGAGGACGGCATGCAAATCAATCGCACGGCTTCGGCTCATTGGACTGGTGGCCTCAAAGACGGCAAAGGCCTGATCTCGACGCAGAGCGGCGCGCTGAAGGACTATCCCTACGGCTTTGCCAGCCGCTTCGAAGGCATTGCCGGCACCAACCCGGAAGAGCTGATAGGTGCCGCCCATGCCGGCTGCTTCA contains these protein-coding regions:
- a CDS encoding SDR family oxidoreductase, coding for MGSRLQGKNILITGAAQGIGLAIAKAFMREDAAVFLVDRDAALLAKTAKELKSISGRLGYLPADITDSGTITTLVAQANEEIGQLNALVNNAGVNVFAEPLETTDEVWNRCFDINLKGAWNCCKAVLPGLIEQGGGVILNIASTHAFTIIPHTFPYPLAKHALLGMTKSLGLEYAARNIRVNALAPGYVSTQKVIDYWNGFPDPEAAKAETMRLHPSGRIATPEEIAMAAVFMISDECPFMNATCLTIDGGLSVLQHSA